Proteins encoded in a region of the Glycine soja cultivar W05 unplaced genomic scaffold, ASM419377v2 Super-Scaffold_78, whole genome shotgun sequence genome:
- the LOC114404076 gene encoding protein MAIN-LIKE 2-like gives MSSSAGTYGRKGRRFFRGFRQKKAKKVLPLDPVEEGRALGAGRGRGISEDTHEADVPLRRRPTASARRQRVRLREDVTERPEDVPQLHEDVAHVSDATPKMIGAADAVQTEGVATDGSLGSPAADEGFPDGPRDPSILTDFAEHVAQSIWSGQERPDLKLVSHGRKVDKIGRPALEIKGLIAGTGLSPLIRCSVITTDPGLISAIVERWHRETSTFHLPVGELTITLDDVASLLHLPITGALHTFEPLVTLDAIGLLTELLEVSHEEATFETQQAGGSHVRLGWLRDLYQSQCRTRQWVVAVRTYLLHLVGCTLFTNKSSTHVHFMHLEAFRDLAQAGGFA, from the exons ATGAGTTCTTCCGCAGGAACCTACGGAAGAAAGGGGAGAAGGTTCTTCCGCGGGTTTCGGCAGAAGAAGGCGAAAAAGGTTCTTCCACTGGATCCAGTGGAAGAAG gtcgtgcatTAGGAGCTGGTAGAGGTAGAGGCATTAGTGAGGATACACATGAGGCTGATGTTCCTCTACGTCGCAGACCTACTGCTTCAGCACGTAGGCAACGGGTTCGTCTGCGTGAGGACGTGACAGAGAGACCTGAGGATGTGCCTCAGTTGCATGAGGATGTTGCTCATGTGTCTGATGCCACCCCAAAGATGATAGGCGCCGCCGATGCTGTTCAGACAGAGGGAGTGGCTACTGATGGGAGCTTGGGGTCACCTGCTGCAGATGAGGGTTTCCCCGATGGACCACGTGACCCATCGATTTTGACCGATTTTGCTGAGCATGTCGCACAAAGCATCTGGAGTGGACAG GAACGACCCGATCTGAAGTTGGTCTCCCACGGTAGGAAAGTAGATAAAATTGGGAGACCAGCGCTTGAGATCAAAGGGTTGATTGCTGGCACCGGATTGAGTCCTTTGATCAGGTGTTCTGTTATCACCACTGATCCTGGACTCATATCCGCCATCGTCGAGAGGTGGCATCGCGAGACTAGCACGTTCCACCTGCCAGTAGGCGAGTTGACGATCACGTTGGATGACGTGGCGTCACTCCTACACCTTCCCATCACTGGTGCGCTGCATACGTTCGAGCCGCTTGTTACTTTAGACGCCATTGGTCTACTGACGGAGCTTCTTGAGGTTAGTCATGAGGAGGCTACATTTGAGACTCAACAGGCTGGTGGGTCTCATGTCCGGTTGGGGTGGCTTCGGGACTTGTATCAGAGCCAGTGCAGGACCAGACAATGGGTTGTAGCAGTCCGCACGTATCTGCTCCACTTGGTGGGTTGTACTCTTTTCACCAACAAGAGTTCAACCCATGTACATTTCATGCACCTGGAGGCTTTCAGGGACCTGGCCCAGGCAGGGGGATTCGCCTAG